A single genomic interval of Natronincola ferrireducens harbors:
- the ftcD gene encoding glutamate formimidoyltransferase encodes MSNKKKIVQCVPNFSEGRDLEKIEKIVDAFRGKEGVKLLDYSSDADHNRSVVTVIGEPEAVKNAMIEAIGTAIQVIDMTKHEGQHPRMGATDVVPFIPIKNVSMTEAVELAKEVAKEAAEKYNLPIYLYEKAASTPARENLAQVRKGQFEGMAEKVQQPEWYPDFGPHEIHPTAGVTGVAARMPLVAYNVNLDTDKLEIADKIAKSVRHLSGGLRYCKGMGVELKDRGIVQVSMNMTDYTKSALYRVFELIRIEAKRYGVNVVGSEIVGSVPMEALVDTAAYYLGLEDFTMEQVLEARLME; translated from the coding sequence ATGAGTAATAAGAAAAAAATTGTTCAATGTGTTCCAAACTTCAGTGAAGGTAGAGATTTAGAAAAGATAGAAAAAATTGTAGATGCTTTTAGAGGTAAAGAAGGAGTAAAGCTTTTAGATTATAGCAGCGATGCAGATCATAACAGATCGGTTGTAACTGTTATAGGAGAACCAGAAGCTGTTAAAAATGCCATGATAGAAGCTATAGGAACTGCAATACAAGTAATCGATATGACAAAGCATGAAGGACAACATCCAAGAATGGGTGCTACTGACGTTGTTCCTTTTATTCCAATTAAAAACGTAAGTATGACAGAGGCGGTTGAATTAGCTAAGGAAGTAGCTAAAGAAGCTGCTGAAAAATATAATTTACCTATTTACTTATATGAAAAGGCTGCTTCAACCCCAGCTAGAGAAAACTTAGCTCAGGTAAGAAAAGGTCAATTTGAAGGTATGGCGGAGAAGGTACAGCAACCAGAATGGTATCCAGATTTTGGACCCCATGAAATCCACCCAACTGCTGGTGTTACTGGTGTTGCGGCTAGAATGCCATTAGTAGCCTATAACGTAAATCTAGACACTGATAAATTAGAAATTGCTGACAAGATTGCAAAAAGCGTAAGACATCTTAGTGGTGGATTAAGATACTGCAAAGGTATGGGTGTAGAATTAAAGGACAGAGGTATTGTTCAAGTTTCTATGAATATGACAGATTATACAAAATCTGCTTTATATAGAGTGTTTGAGTTAATTAGAATAGAAGCTAAGAGATATGGTGTAAATGTAGTAGGAAGTGAAATTGTTGGCTCTGTACCAATGGAGGCCCTAGTGGATACAGCAGCCTACTATCTTGGACTTGAAGACTTTACTATGGAACAAGTATTAGAAGCAAGGTTAATGGAGTAG
- a CDS encoding urocanate hydratase → MISNVDISKAMTIKLDNVLPEYPEFAEGIRRAPDRGFKLTPAQTEVALKNALRYIPEELHEVVAPEFLEELTTLGRIYGYRFRPEGNLKGKSIDEYKGNCIEGKAFQVMMDNNLDFDIALYPYELVTYGETGKVCQNWMQYRLIKKYLEIMTNEQTLVIESGHPLGLFKSKPDAPRVIITNALMIGMFDNPKDWDVAEQMGVANYGQMTAGGWMYIGPQGIVHGTFNTLLNAGRKILGLGQDEDLRGVLFITSGLGGMSGAQPKAIEIANGVGIVAEVDYSRIKTRHDQGWVSLVSSDLAEVFRVAQEYIEKREPISIAYHGNVVDLLQYAVDNNIHIPLLSDQTSCHAVYEGGYCPQGVTFDERTDLLKNNRAKFEELVDETLRNHFDLIKTLVARGTYFFDYGNAFMKSVYDAGVMEISKNGIDDKDGFIFPSYVEDIMGPELFDYGYGPFRWVCLSGKHEDLMKTDKAAMDLIDPNRRGQDRDNYVWIRDAEKNQMVVGTQARILYQDAMGRTRIALKFNEMVRNGEVGPIMLGRDHHDVSGTDSPFRETSNIKDGSNVMADMATQCFAGNAARGMSLIALHNGGGVGIGKSINGGFGMVLDGSERVDNILKSAMPWDVMGGVARRAWARNENSITTSMEYNQEFGDTDHITLPFIPKEDLVKGLVAKVFENRK, encoded by the coding sequence ATGATAAGCAATGTAGATATTTCTAAAGCAATGACAATCAAATTAGATAATGTTTTACCAGAATATCCCGAATTTGCTGAGGGTATTCGTAGAGCACCGGACAGGGGCTTTAAGCTAACACCAGCTCAAACAGAGGTTGCATTGAAAAATGCATTAAGATACATCCCAGAAGAACTACATGAAGTTGTAGCACCAGAATTTTTAGAAGAATTAACAACACTAGGAAGAATTTATGGCTATCGTTTTAGACCAGAAGGAAACCTTAAAGGAAAATCAATTGACGAATATAAAGGAAATTGCATCGAAGGAAAAGCTTTCCAAGTAATGATGGATAACAACCTAGACTTTGATATCGCCCTTTATCCATATGAATTAGTTACCTATGGAGAAACAGGTAAAGTATGCCAAAACTGGATGCAGTATAGACTAATCAAAAAATATCTTGAAATTATGACAAATGAACAAACATTAGTTATTGAATCAGGACATCCATTAGGTTTATTTAAATCTAAGCCAGATGCACCAAGAGTAATTATTACAAATGCCCTAATGATAGGTATGTTTGACAATCCAAAGGATTGGGATGTTGCAGAACAAATGGGTGTAGCTAACTATGGTCAAATGACAGCTGGTGGATGGATGTATATTGGACCACAGGGAATTGTGCATGGTACATTCAATACCCTATTAAATGCAGGAAGAAAAATCTTAGGATTAGGTCAAGATGAAGACTTAAGAGGAGTCTTATTTATAACATCAGGTCTTGGTGGTATGAGTGGTGCGCAACCAAAGGCCATCGAAATTGCTAATGGTGTTGGAATTGTTGCTGAAGTGGACTACTCAAGAATTAAGACAAGACATGATCAAGGTTGGGTAAGCCTAGTTTCTAGCGATTTAGCAGAAGTATTTAGGGTAGCTCAAGAATATATAGAAAAAAGAGAGCCTATTTCCATCGCTTATCATGGAAATGTTGTAGACCTACTACAATATGCAGTTGATAACAATATACACATTCCATTACTTTCTGACCAAACCTCCTGCCATGCGGTATACGAAGGTGGATACTGTCCACAAGGGGTTACCTTTGATGAAAGAACAGATTTATTAAAAAACAATAGAGCTAAATTCGAGGAATTAGTTGATGAGACATTAAGAAATCATTTTGATTTAATTAAGACCTTAGTAGCAAGGGGAACTTATTTCTTTGATTATGGTAATGCCTTCATGAAATCCGTTTATGATGCAGGGGTTATGGAAATTTCTAAAAATGGTATCGATGATAAAGATGGTTTTATCTTCCCATCCTACGTAGAAGATATTATGGGACCAGAGTTATTTGACTATGGCTATGGACCATTTAGATGGGTATGCTTAAGTGGTAAGCATGAAGATTTAATGAAAACCGATAAGGCAGCTATGGACTTAATCGATCCAAATAGAAGAGGTCAAGATAGAGACAATTATGTATGGATTAGAGATGCAGAGAAAAATCAAATGGTTGTTGGAACACAAGCCAGAATCCTATACCAAGATGCTATGGGTAGAACAAGAATAGCACTTAAATTCAATGAAATGGTAAGAAACGGTGAAGTAGGACCAATTATGCTAGGTAGAGATCATCATGACGTAAGTGGTACAGATTCACCTTTCAGAGAAACCTCCAATATTAAAGATGGTAGTAATGTTATGGCAGATATGGCTACCCAATGTTTTGCAGGAAATGCTGCAAGAGGTATGAGCTTAATTGCACTACACAACGGTGGTGGTGTAGGTATAGGTAAATCTATCAACGGTGGATTTGGTATGGTATTAGACGGCAGCGAAAGAGTAGATAACATCTTAAAGTCAGCTATGCCTTGGGACGTAATGGGTGGTGTTGCTCGCCGTGCATGGGCAAGAAATGAAAACTCTATTACAACTAGTATGGAATACAACCAAGAGTTTGGTGACACAGACCATATTACACTACCTTTTATTCCTAAAGAGGATTTAGTAAAAGGTTTAGTTGCAAAGGTATTTGAAAATAGAAAGTAA
- a CDS encoding HD-GYP domain-containing protein gives MLKINTSALVAGMILRKPIFDKEGRLLIDEGTSIKEFYIERLKNHRIETVYIDWRGNHSSEVEKAIIEETRREALNTIKNTVEGIQICRTINIEKLQQAIIKIIEKLIDNEDILIYLTDIKTLDDYTFGHSVNVCIFSLITGLALDFTKEDLEVLGIGALLHDIGKLHVPNTILNKPGMLTDEEYNEMKKHSVCGYEIVKNIKGLKDEIRWIIRDHHERYDGTGYPNKLWGKNIHIFPRIVAICDVYDALTSNRVYRKGIELHEAIEYLIAMGNHQFDYELVKVFLRHLSIYPVGTLVKLRSGEKGIVVNIHKDWPTRPIIKLVGDNEEHPIEELEEIDLTKHLSNSIVSILKAV, from the coding sequence ATGTTGAAAATTAATACTTCTGCATTAGTAGCTGGTATGATATTGAGAAAACCTATTTTTGATAAAGAAGGAAGATTATTAATCGATGAAGGAACATCGATTAAGGAATTTTATATAGAGAGGTTAAAGAACCATAGAATTGAAACTGTTTATATAGATTGGAGAGGAAATCATTCTTCTGAGGTAGAAAAAGCCATTATAGAGGAAACAAGAAGAGAAGCTTTAAACACAATTAAGAATACTGTTGAGGGTATACAAATATGTAGAACAATTAATATTGAGAAGTTGCAGCAGGCTATAATAAAAATTATTGAAAAATTAATAGATAATGAAGATATTCTTATTTATTTAACCGATATAAAAACCCTTGATGACTATACCTTTGGTCACAGTGTGAATGTGTGTATTTTTTCATTAATTACTGGACTTGCTTTGGACTTTACAAAAGAAGACTTAGAGGTGTTAGGCATAGGGGCACTATTACATGATATAGGAAAGCTTCATGTCCCTAATACTATTTTAAATAAACCTGGTATGTTAACAGATGAAGAATATAATGAGATGAAAAAACATTCTGTTTGTGGTTATGAAATTGTAAAAAATATAAAGGGATTAAAAGATGAAATCCGTTGGATTATTCGAGATCACCATGAAAGGTATGATGGTACAGGATATCCTAATAAGCTTTGGGGTAAGAATATTCATATTTTTCCTCGAATTGTTGCTATTTGTGATGTATATGATGCATTAACCTCCAACAGAGTTTATAGAAAAGGTATTGAACTCCATGAAGCTATTGAGTACTTAATTGCTATGGGAAATCATCAATTTGACTATGAGTTAGTAAAGGTTTTTTTAAGGCATCTGTCTATTTATCCCGTAGGGACTTTAGTAAAACTAAGATCTGGGGAAAAAGGAATTGTAGTCAATATCCATAAGGATTGGCCCACAAGACCCATCATTAAACTAGTAGGTGACAATGAAGAACATCCTATTGAGGAGTTAGAAGAAATTGATTTGACAAAGCATTTAAGTAATAGTATCGTTTCTATTTTAAAAGCAGTATAA
- the whiA gene encoding DNA-binding protein WhiA — protein MSFSGNTKSELARIIPQEDCCKLAELAALIRMSGVLQLTGLKKFNVRINTENPSTARKIFKYIKELFQIHVEVLIRKNARLKKNNHYMMLITHSMGSAIILEKVGIFKDYNNSFDITYEIPSQILTKPCCKRAYLRGAFLGGGSISAPEKTYHLEFVTNSPEHSEDLKNLINEFQLNAKIVERKGSYVVYIKEGDQVVDTLNIIGAHKALLDLENIRIYKQMRNDINRIVNCETANLSKTVNASMRQIENIQYIKDTIGIRELPLGLREIAELRLKYQDASLKELGQMLNPSIGKSGVNHRLRKIEEIAQRLQKKWDHKGN, from the coding sequence ATGTCCTTTTCAGGAAACACGAAATCAGAATTAGCAAGAATTATTCCCCAAGAAGATTGTTGTAAATTGGCGGAATTGGCAGCATTAATTAGAATGAGTGGGGTCCTTCAGTTAACAGGATTAAAAAAATTTAATGTAAGAATTAATACTGAAAATCCTTCTACTGCAAGAAAAATATTTAAATATATTAAAGAATTGTTTCAAATTCATGTAGAGGTATTGATAAGGAAAAATGCTAGATTAAAGAAGAATAACCATTATATGATGTTGATTACCCATTCTATGGGAAGTGCTATCATCTTAGAAAAAGTAGGGATATTTAAAGACTATAATAACTCCTTTGATATAACCTATGAGATCCCCAGCCAGATTCTTACAAAACCCTGCTGTAAAAGGGCTTATTTAAGAGGAGCCTTTTTAGGTGGAGGCTCTATAAGTGCTCCTGAAAAAACCTATCATTTAGAGTTTGTCACCAATAGTCCAGAGCACAGTGAGGATTTGAAAAATCTTATCAATGAATTCCAGCTTAATGCTAAAATTGTTGAAAGAAAAGGAAGTTATGTGGTTTATATTAAAGAGGGGGACCAGGTGGTGGATACCCTTAATATTATTGGGGCCCATAAAGCTTTGTTGGATTTAGAAAACATTCGTATTTATAAACAAATGCGTAATGATATCAATAGAATTGTTAATTGTGAAACTGCCAACTTAAGTAAAACAGTCAATGCTTCTATGAGACAAATAGAAAATATACAATATATAAAAGATACAATAGGAATTAGGGAATTACCCTTAGGATTAAGGGAAATTGCAGAGCTTCGACTAAAATATCAGGATGCCAGTCTAAAGGAACTGGGCCAAATGTTAAATCCATCCATCGGTAAATCAGGAGTAAATCATCGTTTAAGAAAGATAGAAGAAATAGCCCAGAGATTACAAAAAAAATGGGACCATAAGGGTAACTAG
- a CDS encoding DUF1540 domain-containing protein → MKQHPRMEVMCHVQNCKFNETDYCFAPKLEVNAKGNSEMANSSDEALCTTFQPQ, encoded by the coding sequence ATGAAACAACATCCAAGAATGGAAGTAATGTGCCATGTACAAAACTGTAAGTTCAACGAAACAGATTATTGCTTTGCTCCAAAGCTTGAAGTAAATGCTAAAGGAAACAGCGAAATGGCTAATTCTTCAGACGAAGCTCTTTGTACAACTTTTCAGCCTCAATAA
- a CDS encoding NUDIX hydrolase: MREETSAGGVVVFGNAILLLKKYNGDWVLPKGKIESCETIQETAIREVYEEAGVKVEVLKYLGEIHYTFKNSWEDNDMINKTVHWFLMQSRSIHCIPLKEEGFIDAKFIHINRAVDLAKYDDEKEIIQKAIRHIKKTSQK; the protein is encoded by the coding sequence GTGAGAGAGGAAACTAGTGCTGGAGGTGTAGTGGTTTTTGGCAATGCTATACTATTATTAAAAAAATATAATGGAGATTGGGTACTGCCAAAGGGAAAAATAGAGTCTTGTGAAACCATTCAAGAAACTGCTATAAGAGAGGTATATGAAGAAGCTGGAGTGAAGGTGGAAGTGCTAAAGTATTTAGGAGAAATCCACTATACTTTTAAAAATAGTTGGGAAGATAATGATATGATTAATAAAACGGTACATTGGTTCTTAATGCAATCTAGATCCATTCATTGTATACCATTAAAGGAAGAAGGATTTATTGATGCTAAGTTCATTCATATTAATCGTGCCGTAGATTTAGCGAAATATGATGATGAAAAGGAAATTATACAAAAAGCTATTCGACATATTAAGAAGACCTCACAAAAATAA
- a CDS encoding gluconeogenesis factor YvcK family protein, translating into MKAVDWLKPGLQIKRWIILGLIGVLLLAYSLSYYFVGMTVNVGLQIIGGLLGVLLIYIALYFGLRSLLKDIHKIGGNLDKGKINKMIYDKKVLAKGPKIVVIGGGTGLSILLRGLKLFTSNITAIVTVADDGGGSGKLREDLGMLPPGDIRNCIIALAEMEPTMEKLLQYRFQEGTLKGQSFGNLFIASMNGISGNFEEAIKKMSEVLAVTGKVYPVTLENITLYGVLNSGTVVKGESNIPKKSIEENSPIERVFIKPKVAEGLKEAIEAIGNADVVVLGPGSLYTSILPNLLVKNIEEAIAQSFAKKVYISNMMTQPGETDGYSVIGHLEAIMKHCPKIEVDFVIANNGEIVENAYEKYQQEGASLVKITQEDRGKLKEYEISLIEDNLVEIKRDYVRHDAVKLSKIIVDIGLEETKGSSPSKKIATLKHLDRKFQD; encoded by the coding sequence ATGAAGGCTGTTGATTGGTTGAAACCAGGGCTTCAAATTAAGCGATGGATTATATTGGGTTTAATAGGTGTGCTTTTATTAGCCTACTCCCTTTCTTATTATTTTGTAGGGATGACGGTTAATGTAGGTCTTCAAATTATAGGGGGTCTATTAGGTGTACTATTGATTTATATTGCATTGTATTTTGGATTAAGATCTTTATTAAAGGATATCCATAAAATAGGTGGTAATCTAGATAAAGGAAAAATCAACAAAATGATTTACGATAAGAAGGTTTTAGCCAAGGGACCCAAAATTGTAGTTATAGGGGGAGGAACTGGGTTATCCATCCTTCTAAGGGGCTTAAAACTATTTACCTCCAACATTACAGCTATCGTTACGGTAGCAGATGATGGGGGAGGGTCTGGTAAGCTCAGAGAGGATTTAGGTATGCTTCCCCCTGGAGATATACGGAATTGTATTATTGCTTTAGCAGAGATGGAACCAACTATGGAAAAACTTTTACAATATCGCTTTCAGGAGGGAACTTTAAAGGGTCAAAGCTTTGGCAATCTATTTATTGCCTCAATGAATGGTATTAGCGGCAATTTTGAGGAAGCTATTAAAAAAATGAGTGAAGTATTGGCTGTGACAGGAAAAGTATATCCTGTTACCTTAGAAAATATCACCCTTTATGGTGTATTGAATAGTGGTACAGTAGTTAAGGGAGAGTCAAATATTCCTAAAAAAAGTATAGAAGAGAATAGTCCTATTGAAAGGGTTTTTATCAAACCTAAAGTAGCAGAAGGATTAAAGGAGGCTATAGAGGCTATTGGGAATGCGGATGTGGTTGTTTTAGGTCCCGGCAGTCTTTATACCAGTATTCTACCTAATTTATTAGTAAAAAATATTGAAGAAGCTATAGCCCAGTCTTTTGCTAAGAAGGTTTACATTTCTAATATGATGACGCAGCCTGGGGAGACGGATGGCTATTCTGTCATTGGTCATTTGGAAGCAATTATGAAACACTGTCCTAAAATAGAGGTAGACTTTGTTATAGCTAATAACGGAGAGATAGTAGAAAATGCCTACGAAAAGTATCAGCAAGAAGGTGCAAGTTTAGTAAAGATAACCCAAGAGGATAGAGGGAAATTAAAAGAATATGAAATCAGTTTAATAGAAGATAACCTAGTAGAAATCAAAAGAGATTATGTAAGACATGATGCCGTTAAGTTATCAAAAATTATTGTAGATATAGGCCTTGAAGAAACCAAAGGCTCCTCACCTTCTAAAAAAATAGCAACTTTAAAACATTTAGATAGAAAATTTCAAGATTAA
- the rapZ gene encoding RNase adapter RapZ: protein MRFVIVTGMSGAGKSEGVKYMEDLGFYCVDNIPPTLIPKFIELCRQSQGDIDKVALVIDIRGGMFFDDLFASLEDLEELGYSYEIMFLDASNETLIKRFKETRRKHPLSVNSSIGEGIDKERDRLKKLKAMATNIIDTTRMTPGQLKEEIRNIYLEGNQTNNLIIYITSFGFKHGIPLDSDLVFDVRFLPNPYYVEELRDFTGKDIKVREYVMNSPISIEFSNKLFDLVDFLIPHYIKEGKNQLVISIGCTGGRHRSVTIAHVLYHKLKEKGYRSILTHRDDTLRERKRD, encoded by the coding sequence ATGCGATTTGTTATTGTTACTGGAATGTCTGGCGCAGGTAAAAGTGAAGGGGTTAAATATATGGAGGACTTAGGTTTTTATTGTGTAGATAATATTCCTCCTACGTTAATTCCAAAATTCATAGAGCTATGTCGTCAATCCCAAGGAGATATAGATAAGGTGGCATTGGTAATTGATATTCGCGGGGGTATGTTTTTTGATGATTTATTCGCTAGTTTAGAGGATTTAGAGGAACTAGGTTATTCCTATGAAATTATGTTTTTAGATGCCAGCAATGAAACCCTTATTAAAAGATTTAAGGAAACCCGGAGAAAGCATCCATTATCAGTAAATAGTAGTATTGGTGAGGGGATTGACAAGGAGCGGGATCGTCTTAAAAAGCTGAAGGCTATGGCAACAAATATTATCGATACTACGAGAATGACGCCGGGGCAATTAAAGGAAGAAATAAGAAATATTTATCTTGAAGGAAATCAAACCAATAATTTAATCATCTATATCACCTCCTTTGGGTTTAAACATGGTATTCCTTTAGACTCTGACCTAGTATTTGATGTTCGGTTTTTGCCCAATCCCTATTATGTTGAAGAGCTAAGGGATTTTACTGGAAAGGATATAAAGGTAAGGGAGTATGTGATGAATTCTCCCATCAGTATAGAATTTTCTAACAAGCTTTTTGATTTAGTTGATTTTTTAATTCCCCATTATATAAAGGAAGGAAAAAATCAATTGGTTATTTCTATTGGATGCACTGGGGGTAGACACCGTTCTGTCACAATAGCCCATGTACTGTATCATAAATTAAAAGAGAAGGGTTACCGCAGTATTTTAACCCATAGGGATGATACGCTAAGGGAAAGGAAAAGAGATTAA
- the murB gene encoding UDP-N-acetylmuramate dehydrogenase, producing MDKNKLYQQFSIVMQEEHILLDEPMKNHTSFKIGGPADILLIPQNIQEIQKAMEICKEAKAPYFIMGNGSNVLVRDKGMRCVVIKIAENLSNIVINGSKVVAEAGVLLSTLSKKILQKSLKGFEFASGIPGTLGGAITMNAGAYGGEMKDVVKSCKVLNEAGEVMEFSLEELQLGYRTSIIQKKNYIVLEVTMELEEGQYEEIKAITDDLTQKRTTKQPLHLPSAGSTFKRPPGYFAGKLIEDADLKGVRVGDAQVSELHSGFIVNIGNATADDVLGLIALVQKTVLQKFGVELHPEVRIVGEE from the coding sequence GTGGATAAAAATAAATTGTATCAACAGTTTTCAATAGTTATGCAGGAAGAACATATATTGTTGGATGAGCCTATGAAAAACCATACCTCTTTTAAAATAGGTGGCCCAGCAGACATATTACTTATCCCTCAAAATATACAAGAGATTCAGAAGGCTATGGAAATCTGTAAAGAAGCTAAGGCTCCTTATTTTATCATGGGGAATGGATCAAATGTTTTGGTTAGAGATAAGGGGATGCGATGTGTTGTAATAAAAATTGCAGAAAACCTAAGTAATATAGTAATTAATGGTAGCAAGGTAGTAGCTGAGGCTGGTGTTTTGCTATCAACCCTATCTAAAAAAATTCTACAAAAAAGCCTAAAGGGTTTTGAGTTTGCCAGCGGCATTCCAGGCACCCTAGGGGGAGCTATTACCATGAATGCAGGGGCCTATGGTGGCGAAATGAAGGATGTAGTGAAAAGCTGTAAAGTGTTAAATGAAGCAGGTGAAGTAATGGAGTTCTCCTTAGAGGAGCTGCAGCTGGGATACAGGACCAGCATAATCCAAAAGAAAAACTATATTGTCCTGGAGGTAACTATGGAGCTTGAAGAGGGACAATATGAAGAAATTAAAGCTATTACTGACGATTTAACTCAAAAACGCACAACAAAACAACCCCTTCACCTCCCAAGTGCCGGGAGTACCTTTAAAAGACCACCAGGATATTTTGCAGGAAAACTAATTGAAGACGCTGATTTAAAGGGTGTTAGGGTAGGGGATGCTCAAGTTTCAGAACTTCATTCTGGATTCATTGTCAATATAGGGAATGCTACAGCTGATGATGTATTAGGATTGATTGCTTTAGTTCAAAAAACTGTATTACAAAAGTTTGGTGTTGAGCTTCATCCTGAGGTTCGTATTGTAGGGGAAGAATAG
- a CDS encoding ABC transporter substrate-binding protein, giving the protein MRKAYKRLIRIFIYILLLVFIIGGPIYLLRFPPTKIDYNLDQSQQEWTGVISFWDYPRLDKKTGTSFQWIYEKIQEFEKKNPGVYVDFKPLDWEKGPIKVDTAVKMGQLPDIVPIGSDYSILSKDVLEPIDPYLTGEEINSFRESAIRGVSYKDRIWAMPWMMTSYTMVLNLDIFYERGVEPPVDGSWTYEEFVEKLQQLTYSSSPNGEIDHFGFHSFIQSGYYNIWGILLSDGGTVIDKNFNYSFSDKKALSGLQKVIDLKQKYEVTPPNFGENTSNAAWTSFYKEQKIAVYPVGTWALNALENLKNEGVGFEYDIATYPIGKEGVPITMNSGIGAYGISKQQDEKKLEMCVAFIKHLADEKYQKELNRLGVFPVKETVGNIYEGNPLMTTLYDNLDNVLIIPPHPHWNEIDKILQNEIRLGVLGKKNSEEVLKDAEEKIHIFLHSITK; this is encoded by the coding sequence ATGAGAAAAGCTTATAAAAGATTGATTCGTATATTTATATATATATTACTTTTGGTATTTATTATTGGAGGCCCTATTTATTTACTTAGGTTTCCCCCCACAAAAATTGATTACAACCTTGACCAAAGCCAGCAAGAATGGACAGGAGTTATTTCCTTTTGGGATTATCCCCGACTAGACAAAAAAACTGGCACCAGCTTCCAATGGATTTATGAAAAGATACAGGAGTTTGAAAAGAAAAATCCTGGAGTATATGTGGACTTTAAGCCGTTGGATTGGGAAAAAGGACCAATAAAGGTAGATACTGCTGTGAAAATGGGGCAATTGCCTGATATTGTTCCAATAGGCAGTGATTATAGTATTTTAAGTAAAGATGTATTAGAACCTATAGATCCCTACTTAACGGGAGAGGAAATAAATAGTTTTAGAGAAAGTGCTATTAGGGGGGTATCCTACAAGGATAGGATATGGGCAATGCCATGGATGATGACTAGCTATACGATGGTATTAAATCTAGATATCTTTTATGAAAGGGGTGTAGAACCACCAGTGGATGGAAGCTGGACCTATGAAGAGTTTGTAGAGAAGCTTCAACAGCTGACTTATTCCAGCAGTCCCAACGGGGAAATAGACCACTTTGGATTTCATAGTTTTATACAATCTGGTTATTATAATATATGGGGAATTTTGTTAAGTGATGGAGGAACAGTAATCGATAAAAATTTTAATTATAGCTTTTCTGACAAGAAGGCATTATCCGGTCTACAAAAAGTTATAGATTTAAAACAAAAATATGAAGTAACTCCTCCTAATTTTGGTGAAAATACTTCCAACGCAGCGTGGACTTCATTTTATAAAGAACAAAAAATTGCCGTATATCCTGTAGGAACTTGGGCTTTAAATGCTTTAGAGAATTTAAAAAATGAAGGTGTGGGATTTGAGTATGACATAGCTACGTATCCTATAGGCAAAGAAGGAGTTCCAATTACCATGAATAGCGGTATAGGTGCCTATGGAATTTCTAAACAGCAGGATGAAAAAAAGCTAGAAATGTGCGTAGCCTTTATAAAACATTTAGCTGATGAAAAATATCAAAAGGAATTAAATCGATTAGGGGTATTCCCGGTTAAAGAAACTGTAGGAAACATTTATGAAGGAAACCCTTTAATGACTACACTTTATGATAATCTAGATAATGTTCTAATCATTCCTCCCCATCCCCATTGGAATGAAATTGACAAAATATTGCAGAATGAAATTCGTTTAGGAGTATTGGGGAAAAAAAATTCCGAAGAAGTATTAAAAGATGCAGAGGAAAAAATACATATTTTTCTACATTCGATTACAAAGTGA
- a CDS encoding MOSC domain-containing protein, producing the protein MWIVQGISKKKDDVWKNHQEIFLQTSKDENISLITSKGYDSLTQDIIKGFCHFKFKANFVIKGIDLEKITINTLLTIGDAVIKITEIEKKCHQQCPAFTKNHSCTLGQQIFFGKVVQEGLVKKGAKVNI; encoded by the coding sequence TTGTGGATTGTCCAAGGAATTTCAAAAAAGAAAGATGATGTCTGGAAAAATCATCAAGAAATATTTTTACAAACTTCTAAGGATGAAAACATTAGCTTGATAACTTCTAAGGGATATGACAGCTTAACCCAGGATATAATCAAAGGATTTTGTCATTTTAAATTTAAAGCAAACTTTGTTATTAAAGGAATAGACTTAGAAAAAATAACTATAAATACTTTACTGACCATAGGGGATGCAGTGATTAAGATTACAGAAATTGAAAAAAAATGCCACCAACAATGCCCAGCTTTTACTAAAAACCATTCCTGTACGCTTGGACAACAAATATTTTTTGGAAAGGTAGTACAAGAAGGTCTAGTAAAAAAGGGAGCTAAAGTTAACATATAA